TTTTGCGAATAAAAATTTTGAATCCAAATATATGAAATCCCCATAAACACTGATGCATGCCACCCGTATTAAAATACTCTATGTGCAAAATGAGAGTTAATAATCGTTTTTAGCAGAAGCCTTTAATAACGAAATTTATTATCTTTAATATTATTACCCATTAATTATAACTATGAAGAGAAATAACTACGCATTTGGTCGTGAAGGCGAAATAGAAGCCGTCAGGCACCTAAAAAAACAAGGCTACGAAATACTTGAAACCAACTGGTATTATAACAGGTATGAGATTGATATTATTGCCAAAAAAGGGGAGGTTTTAGTTGTTGTTGAGGTTAAGACAAGAGCTACCGATTATTTTGGTGATCCTGAGGATGCTGTTGATTACATAAAAAGAAGGAAGATTGTTGAGTGTGCCGATGCCTACATCGAAGAAAAGGATCTGGATTTAGATGTCAGGTTCGATATTATTGCAATCTTAAAGACAAAAGAAAAAACACTATTGCGTCATATTGATGATGCTTTCCTGTCGTTTGAAATGTAAAAAACTGTACAAACAGCCGGGTTTTATGTAGGGACAATTTAATTTATGATATTTTTTAGTTAAAATGGACCGTATACCGGCAGGGATAGCAACGATACCCCGCAGGTAATAAAGCTACTGAACAAACAAATGAGGAGGCGACTTTATGAGCCACCGCAATTGTATTGTGAAGAGCTTTATTATTGAGGAGTATAGTGTATAGCCCGCCTGCCTGACTTCTTCAGGAAGGCAGGTTTAGCCGGCCTAAAAAAAATACAAATCATAAATTAACAATCATAAATCAGTTTATCTTTGCACTTTCAGAAAAGTAAAACAAAATGACTCCTAAGGAACTTATCACCCTTTATAAAGAATCGGATCACGTACAAAAAGTTAGTGAGGAATTAACTAAAGATGCTACAGGTAAAATATGTTTTAGCGGGGCAATTGGTGCGTTAAAATCCTTTTATACGACGGCAATTTTCCGCAAAACAGAAAAGCCGTTTCTTGTAGTACTGGACGACAAGGAGCAAGCGGCGTATTTCCTAAATGAGGCCGAACAGATTGTTGGCGAAAAGGATGTTTTGTTCTATCCGGGCAGTTACCGCAGGCCATATCAGATTGAGGAAACCGATAATTCTAATGTGCTGTTGCGTGCTGAGGTTCTCAACAGGATAAACAGTCGTAAAAAACCGGCGATAATTGTTACTTACCCCGATGCTCTTTTCGAGAAGGTAATTACGCGGAAAGAGATGGAAAAGCACTCTCTCAAGGTAGCTGTTGGGGATAATATTTCGATTGATTTTTTGAATGAGGTTCTTTTCGAATATAAATTTAACCGGGTTGATTTTGTTGTTGAGCCGGGAGATTTTTCTGTGCGGGGTGGGATAGTTGATGTTTTCTCATTTTCGAATGATAACCCGTACAGGATAGAGTTTTTTGGAGATGAAGTTGACAGTATAAGAACTTTCGATGTTGAGAGTCAGTTGTCGGTTGATAAAGTTAATAAATTCAGGATTATTCCTAATGTAGAAGATAAGCGGATTGATGAGCGAAGAGAGAGTTTTTTGAAATATATTTCTGCATCTTCTGTAATTGCATTTAATAATGCAGAATTGGTAGGTGCCAGATTAGATAAGCTTTTTGATAAGGCCAATACGGCTTTTCAATCTCTCGAAGGCGAGTTGGACCATCTTGAGCCCGAACAGTTGTTTATCAGTTCAAAGGAATTTTATAAATCGGTTCTTGACTTTTCTCTGATTGAGTTTTCGACCCAACCACTTTTTAAGGCTGATTTTTTTGTGAAAATAAATGCAGAACCACAGCCGTCATTTAACAAGAATTTTGAGATGTTGACTCAAAATTTAGCGGAAAACACTCATAAAGGGTTTCAAAATCTGCTGTTATGTGCAAGTGAGAAACAGGTGAAACGTTTTCACGATATTTTTGAAGATATAGGTCACGATATTGATTATTTGGCAAGAGTTTTTCCTGTTCATGAGGGATTCATTGACCTTGATAATAATCTGGTTGTTTATACCGACCATCAGATTTTTGAACGTTATCATAAGTTTAATTTAAAAAATACTCATGCAAAATCGCAGAGTATAAGTCTTAAGGAGATTACCGGTCTTTCGATAGGAGATTTCGTAACTCATATCGATCACGGTATCGGAAAGTTTGGCGGGCTGCAGAAGATAGAAGTTGAAGGAAGGTTTCAGGAAGCAATAAAATTAGTTTATTCCGAAAACGATATACTTTATGTGAGTATTCATTCGCTGTATAAGATTTCGAAATTCAACGGGAAAGACGGAAAGATCCCGAAAGTAAATAAGCTTGGTTCTCCGGCATGGAAGGCTCTTAAAACAAAAACTAAGAAAAAGGTTAAGGAAATTGCTTTCGACCTGATACAGTTATATGCAAAAAGGCGCAGTCAGAAAGGCTATCAATATACTCAGGATTCATATTTGCAGCACGAACTTGAGGCATCATTTATTTATGAAGATACACCGGATCAATTCACGGCAACACAGGATGTAAAGGCCGATATGGAGAGCGAGCGACCTATGGACAGACTGGTTTGCGGGGATGTTGGTTTCGGAAAAACCGAGGTGGCAATCCGTGCTGCATTTAAGGCAGCTGCCGACAGTAAACAGGTTGCTATTTTGGTTCCGACTACAATACTGGCATTTCAGCATTTTAAAACATTCTCTGAAAGACTTGGCGATATGCCTGTTAATATTAATTATTTAAACAGGTTTAGATCAGCAAAGCAAAAACGAGAGATATTAGCTGATTTAAAAGAAGGTAAAATTGATATTCTAATAGGAACTCACCAGATTGTAAGTAAGAGTGTAGAGTTTAAGGATTTAGGGCTTTTGATTATTGATGAGGAGCAGAAATTTGGTGTTGCCGTAAAAGATAAATTGAAGACTTTAAAGGCCAATATAGATACTCTTACCCTTACCGCAACTCCAATTCCCAGAACCCTACAGTTTTCGTTGATGGCAGCAAGGGATTTATCTGTAATAAATACTCCTCCGCCAAACCGTCACCCGATAGATACACAGGTTGTCGGTTTTAACGAAGAGATTATCAGGGATGCAATTTCTTATGAGATATCACGTGGGGGTCAGGTATTTTTTATTCATAACAGGATAGAGAATATCATGGAAGTAGCCGGAATGATACAGCGTTTGGTACCCGGAGCTAAAGTTGCTATTGGTCATGGCCGGATGGATGGGAAAACCCTTGAAAAGCTTACCCTGGATTTCATCAGCGGGGAATTTGATGTTTTGGTTTCTACAACTATTGTTGAAAGTGGTATTGATGTACCAAATGCCAATACAATGATAATAAATAATGCCAATAATTTCGGACTTTCCGATTTGCACCAGATGCGTGGAAGGGTAGGACGTTCAAATAAAAAGGCTTTCTGTTATTTTATAGCGCCTCCATATTCGGCAATGACCGAAGAGGCACGTAAAAGGTTGCAGGCATTAGAGCAGTATTCAGGTTTAGGACAAGGATTTAATGTTGCCATGAAAGATCTTGAGATCCGTGGAGCCGGTGATATGTTGGGAGGTGAGCAAAGTGGATTCATGGCAGAAATGGGCTTTGATACCTATCAAAAGATTATGAGCGAAGCCATCGAGGAGTTGAAAGAAAGCGAATTTAAGGAACTGTTTGATGAAGAATCAAAACAGGGGCCAAAGTCTTTTGTTAAGGACTGTCAGATTGATACTGATTTTGAGATACTGTTGCCGGATGATTATGTAAACAATATTTCTGAGAGATTATCTCTCTACAACCGATTAAACGAAGTTAAAAACGAAGATGAATTGTTGGAATACCAAAGTAATTTGGTAGATAGATTCGGGGAATTGCCTATACAGACTATCGATTTGCTCGATAGTATGAAGATAAAATGGTTGGCAACAGATCTTGGTTTTGAAAGGTTGGTTATGAAGAAGGGAAAATTGATTGCATATTTTGTCAGCAATCAGGAATCTGATTATTTTCAGTCTGATGTCTTTACTAAGATTCTGGGTTTTGTTCAGAAGAATCCTCTTGAATGCAAATTGAAAGAAAGAACCAATAAAGCCGGAAATACATTGTTGACTTTGGTTTTAGATGATGTTGATACAATAGGAAAGGCTTTAAAGGTATTTGAAAGATTGAATGTTTCATGATTTTGAGCGGTATAATGAACAATAATTAGAGTAAATTTACAGTTCAATATATTGATGATGGGTATAAAAGAAGCTGCTGAGATAATAAAAAACTCAAAGTATTTAACGGCATTTACGGGTGCAGGCATATCGGTAGAAAGTGGTATTCCGCCCTTTAGAGGCGAAGGAGGATTGTGGAGTAAGTATGATCCCAGTATACTGGATCTATATACTTATAAAGTTAGTCCTCAGAAAAGCTGGCCGGTGATTAAAGAATTGTTTTTCGATTTTTTTGGTGATGCAAGGGCAAATAAAGCTCATTATGCATTAGCCGAATTAGAAAAGTCAGGCTTACTTAAATCTATAATTACGCAAAATATAGACAGTCTTCATCAGGAAGGAGGAAGTAAAGAAGTTTATGAATTTCATGGAAATTGCCGACAGCTGGTATGTTTCGAATGTTCTAACATAGAACAGGTTTCAGAAAAAGCATTAAGTGATACTCCTCCAAAGTGTGAGAAATGCGGAGGGTTGTTAAAGCCGGATTTTATCTTTTTTGGAGAAGGTATACCGGAACTTGCATACGAAAAGTCTCTTCATGCTTCACAAAGCTGTGATGTAATGCTGGTAATAGGTACTACAGGCGAAATTGTCCCGGCATCTTCACTTCCATACGTTGCAAAAGAATCGGGGGCTACAATTGTAGAGATAAACACAGAAGAATCGGCTTATACTAATTCTATAACGGATATTTTCCTGCAGGGAAAGGCAACCGGAGTAATGGATGCTTTGAAAAAAGAGATAATTTATTAAGTTTATTAGGATATTATATCCAATAGAAACTTCATATCTTCTTTCGTAACAAAGGCTCTCATGGAAAGAACTATACCAAATCCCATTAAAATAAAACCTATGGTTTTCTTTACCTTGTATAGAAGTTCATCAGTGAGTTTTTTCTTGAATTCTTTTGCGAGAGCTATTTTTATTATGTCAATTACAAGGTAAGTTGCAATAACTGTTCCAAAATACAGGGAAGTGTCAGCAGTGTCAAATTTCATCTTGTGCCCTGCAATTACCATTGATCCTAGCCAAAATATAAGGACGCCGATATTTATCACATTTAAAAAGAAGCCTTTTAAAATTAACCCGAAATAATCTGACTTTTTTTCTGAAACATTTTCATATTCGATATGGTCTTTTTTTACAACACTTCTCAGTCCATAAACAAAAATAACTGCTCCGCCAATTAGGAATAAAGATGGAGTGTCTTCTAAATCCTTCAGTAGTTGTTTACTTGAAAAAAAGGCAATTGCTATGTAGAAGATATCGGATAGTACCACTCCTACATCGAGCATTAAAGCAGCTCTGGCACCTTTGGTTATACTGGTTTCAATCAGTATAAAAAAAACCGGTCCTACCAGTATGCTTAAAGTTAAGCCTAAGGGAATGGCAAATAAAATAATATCTAGCATGAATATTTGTTGATTAAAAAACGGAACTCAAGTTATGAGCTCCGTTACAAAAATAAGGTAATTTTATTATAAAAATATCTATCTTGCTTCTATATTACCACCAAGACTTATGTCCTTGTTTACGGTTTTTGTTTCTCCGTAATAGAAAATGTTACCTCCCATAGTTACAGTAGCATCCAGAATTTCTTCTACCTGAACATTTGCATCTCCACCGGCACTAACTTTCACTTCTCCGTATTTAGATTTAAGGTTTTTGCCGTCGAAATTACCTCCGGTACTAATATTCACACTTAAATTTTCACTTTTCCCTTCAAGTTCAATCTTCCCGCCGGTAGCTATTTTTATGATGAGGTCCTTTGAATCAACTTTGATATCAACATCTGCTCCTTCGATAGATTTAATTGTTAAAAGTCTGTTTTTAATTTTTTCATTCGAACTTATGGAGCTTCCCTCTGTAGCTTTTATTTCTTTCAGGTCGCCTGCAAAATAAACAATAACATGACTGTCTCCTCCCTTAAAGTTACTGCCAAAGGTCATTTTTATTTTAAGTGTTTTGTCTGATACCTGAGTAACGACTTCATCGATATTGTCGCCGGAAACTTTTACGTAGTTTTTGTTCGAAGGAACCAACTGAACGCTTACACCATCGTACGAGGTTACATTCTCAAAATCTCTTAGTTGCCTTGTATCAATGTTCTGGGCGAAAGTTGTTGATACAAATAAAAATGTTGCTAATGATAAAATAATATTTCTAATATGCATATCTAATGTTTTTAATATTATAAATAC
This DNA window, taken from Bacteroidota bacterium, encodes the following:
- a CDS encoding NAD-dependent deacylase, with protein sequence MGIKEAAEIIKNSKYLTAFTGAGISVESGIPPFRGEGGLWSKYDPSILDLYTYKVSPQKSWPVIKELFFDFFGDARANKAHYALAELEKSGLLKSIITQNIDSLHQEGGSKEVYEFHGNCRQLVCFECSNIEQVSEKALSDTPPKCEKCGGLLKPDFIFFGEGIPELAYEKSLHASQSCDVMLVIGTTGEIVPASSLPYVAKESGATIVEINTEESAYTNSITDIFLQGKATGVMDALKKEIIY
- the mfd gene encoding transcription-repair coupling factor, with product MTPKELITLYKESDHVQKVSEELTKDATGKICFSGAIGALKSFYTTAIFRKTEKPFLVVLDDKEQAAYFLNEAEQIVGEKDVLFYPGSYRRPYQIEETDNSNVLLRAEVLNRINSRKKPAIIVTYPDALFEKVITRKEMEKHSLKVAVGDNISIDFLNEVLFEYKFNRVDFVVEPGDFSVRGGIVDVFSFSNDNPYRIEFFGDEVDSIRTFDVESQLSVDKVNKFRIIPNVEDKRIDERRESFLKYISASSVIAFNNAELVGARLDKLFDKANTAFQSLEGELDHLEPEQLFISSKEFYKSVLDFSLIEFSTQPLFKADFFVKINAEPQPSFNKNFEMLTQNLAENTHKGFQNLLLCASEKQVKRFHDIFEDIGHDIDYLARVFPVHEGFIDLDNNLVVYTDHQIFERYHKFNLKNTHAKSQSISLKEITGLSIGDFVTHIDHGIGKFGGLQKIEVEGRFQEAIKLVYSENDILYVSIHSLYKISKFNGKDGKIPKVNKLGSPAWKALKTKTKKKVKEIAFDLIQLYAKRRSQKGYQYTQDSYLQHELEASFIYEDTPDQFTATQDVKADMESERPMDRLVCGDVGFGKTEVAIRAAFKAAADSKQVAILVPTTILAFQHFKTFSERLGDMPVNINYLNRFRSAKQKREILADLKEGKIDILIGTHQIVSKSVEFKDLGLLIIDEEQKFGVAVKDKLKTLKANIDTLTLTATPIPRTLQFSLMAARDLSVINTPPPNRHPIDTQVVGFNEEIIRDAISYEISRGGQVFFIHNRIENIMEVAGMIQRLVPGAKVAIGHGRMDGKTLEKLTLDFISGEFDVLVSTTIVESGIDVPNANTMIINNANNFGLSDLHQMRGRVGRSNKKAFCYFIAPPYSAMTEEARKRLQALEQYSGLGQGFNVAMKDLEIRGAGDMLGGEQSGFMAEMGFDTYQKIMSEAIEELKESEFKELFDEESKQGPKSFVKDCQIDTDFEILLPDDYVNNISERLSLYNRLNEVKNEDELLEYQSNLVDRFGELPIQTIDLLDSMKIKWLATDLGFERLVMKKGKLIAYFVSNQESDYFQSDVFTKILGFVQKNPLECKLKERTNKAGNTLLTLVLDDVDTIGKALKVFERLNVS
- a CDS encoding head GIN domain-containing protein encodes the protein MHIRNIILSLATFLFVSTTFAQNIDTRQLRDFENVTSYDGVSVQLVPSNKNYVKVSGDNIDEVVTQVSDKTLKIKMTFGSNFKGGDSHVIVYFAGDLKEIKATEGSSISSNEKIKNRLLTIKSIEGADVDIKVDSKDLIIKIATGGKIELEGKSENLSVNISTGGNFDGKNLKSKYGEVKVSAGGDANVQVEEILDATVTMGGNIFYYGETKTVNKDISLGGNIEAR
- a CDS encoding YraN family protein gives rise to the protein MKRNNYAFGREGEIEAVRHLKKQGYEILETNWYYNRYEIDIIAKKGEVLVVVEVKTRATDYFGDPEDAVDYIKRRKIVECADAYIEEKDLDLDVRFDIIAILKTKEKTLLRHIDDAFLSFEM
- a CDS encoding LysE family transporter, producing MLDIILFAIPLGLTLSILVGPVFFILIETSITKGARAALMLDVGVVLSDIFYIAIAFFSSKQLLKDLEDTPSLFLIGGAVIFVYGLRSVVKKDHIEYENVSEKKSDYFGLILKGFFLNVINIGVLIFWLGSMVIAGHKMKFDTADTSLYFGTVIATYLVIDIIKIALAKEFKKKLTDELLYKVKKTIGFILMGFGIVLSMRAFVTKEDMKFLLDIIS